A portion of the Anaerolineae bacterium genome contains these proteins:
- a CDS encoding aldehyde ferredoxin oxidoreductase family protein codes for MSYGFWGRILWVDLSEGKIWEEELPESIYRRFLGGYGLGVAVLYERMPPNAEPLGSGNILGFIPGLLTGSGAPFSGRFMVVARSPLTGGWGEANCGGNFGPALRGAGYDGLFITGTSPRPVYLVIDGRRAELRDASDLWGLDSVQTEEAIRRAFAQDARVACIGPAGELLSLISGIVNDGGRLAARCGLGAVMGAKRLKAIAVRGKERPPLADPGAFRAASSSYLRIFRRRPSRWVSLIPAFLLRSLPVMRRLRIRASGGPTQFIVDSYRRYGTTVGLAPLVELGDTPVRNWLGIGFRDFPLSKSSKLSDEAAIRYNIRAYGCHSCPVACGALARFPDGQIGHRPEYETLAAFGPLLLNDDLEAVMRCTDICNRAGLDTISTGVVVAFAIEARERGWLPPELAEELPLRWGDGEVIVELVKRIARREPGLGNWLADGVWRAAQKLGPEAQEAAMHAGGQELPMHRGIYEPGVALGYYVDPAPGRHTSTQSGITDIKAYAPYFALKGVRLGGRYDYSAKGPAFAVIISFLRAYDSLGLCHFALQMGNPPVLDWVRAATGWDLDEAEFLRIGWRIQVLRHSFNAREGLPARFPLPGRELGDPPQEVGPVAGVTIDIEAMASGYFSTLGIDPETGMPLPETIAELGLESFALERR; via the coding sequence ATGAGCTATGGATTCTGGGGCAGAATTCTCTGGGTGGATTTGAGCGAAGGCAAAATTTGGGAGGAGGAACTGCCCGAATCCATTTATCGCCGTTTCCTGGGCGGATATGGATTGGGCGTTGCTGTGCTTTACGAACGGATGCCTCCAAATGCTGAGCCTCTGGGGTCAGGAAATATTTTGGGCTTTATCCCGGGGCTGCTCACCGGCAGCGGTGCACCTTTCAGCGGGCGCTTCATGGTGGTGGCCCGCTCGCCCTTGACGGGAGGATGGGGAGAGGCCAATTGCGGGGGAAATTTTGGCCCAGCCCTTCGGGGTGCCGGATACGATGGTTTGTTTATAACCGGAACATCTCCGCGCCCAGTTTACCTGGTCATAGACGGCAGGCGTGCGGAGCTGCGTGATGCTTCTGATTTGTGGGGTCTGGATTCAGTCCAGACTGAGGAAGCCATTCGCCGGGCTTTTGCTCAGGATGCCAGGGTAGCCTGTATAGGCCCGGCGGGGGAACTTCTTTCCCTAATTTCGGGCATTGTCAACGATGGAGGGCGCCTTGCTGCCCGGTGCGGATTGGGTGCTGTCATGGGGGCCAAGCGCCTGAAAGCTATTGCGGTTCGGGGGAAGGAGCGCCCACCCCTGGCTGATCCGGGGGCTTTCAGAGCAGCCAGCTCTTCTTACCTTCGGATTTTCCGTCGCCGTCCTTCCCGCTGGGTTTCCCTGATCCCTGCTTTTCTCTTGCGTTCACTGCCAGTTATGCGTCGTCTGCGCATCCGTGCAAGCGGGGGGCCAACCCAGTTCATCGTTGATTCGTATCGGCGCTATGGAACTACTGTTGGGCTTGCACCTCTGGTTGAACTGGGAGATACCCCGGTGCGCAACTGGCTCGGGATTGGCTTCCGGGATTTCCCTCTGTCTAAGTCCAGTAAGCTGAGCGATGAAGCGGCAATTCGCTATAACATCCGGGCTTACGGGTGCCATTCCTGTCCGGTTGCGTGTGGGGCTCTCGCCCGTTTCCCTGATGGTCAGATAGGTCACAGGCCGGAATATGAGACTCTGGCTGCTTTTGGCCCACTGCTTTTGAACGACGACTTGGAGGCAGTGATGCGGTGCACGGATATATGCAACCGCGCCGGACTGGATACCATCTCTACGGGGGTAGTCGTGGCCTTCGCTATAGAAGCACGGGAACGGGGTTGGTTGCCTCCGGAATTGGCAGAGGAGCTTCCACTCCGCTGGGGCGATGGGGAGGTCATTGTAGAGCTAGTAAAGCGGATTGCCAGGCGAGAGCCGGGTCTGGGAAACTGGCTGGCTGATGGGGTCTGGCGAGCTGCTCAGAAACTGGGGCCAGAAGCTCAAGAAGCAGCCATGCACGCTGGTGGTCAGGAATTGCCCATGCACCGGGGTATATACGAGCCGGGCGTAGCGCTGGGCTACTATGTGGATCCGGCCCCAGGGCGACACACTTCCACCCAATCCGGTATCACCGATATCAAAGCTTATGCTCCATACTTTGCGCTTAAAGGCGTGCGACTGGGAGGGCGATACGATTATTCTGCCAAAGGGCCTGCTTTTGCGGTCATCATCTCTTTTCTGAGGGCCTACGACTCCCTTGGTCTGTGTCATTTTGCCTTGCAGATGGGCAATCCGCCCGTTCTGGACTGGGTGAGAGCTGCCACGGGTTGGGACCTGGATGAAGCTGAGTTCTTGCGGATTGGGTGGCGAATCCAGGTGCTCCGTCATAGTTTCAATGCGCGGGAGGGCCTGCCAGCGCGGTTCCCTCTGCCCGGGCGTGAGCTTGGGGATCCCCCTCAGGAGGTGGGGCCTGTAGCCGGGG
- a CDS encoding GntR family transcriptional regulator, translated as MDLYVNHNSPIPLYYQIYEQLRREILNGNIRPGELLPSETQICEQCGVSRMTARMALAQLANEGLVVRRKGKGTFVAPPKVTFQDSPFLSIISYTNLMRSLGLSAGAQIRSKEVIPAPSEVREALRLAEGEKVIRIIRLRLANEQPMALETSFLPYRLFPGLVDMDLTGRSLYQVLEEEFSMAPAYAIDTIELSTAGPYEAAELKIRVGTPVVLSVRIAFSSRDVPLVFGRTVHRGDRFRATLRCTREQLCSF; from the coding sequence ATGGACCTCTATGTGAACCACAATTCCCCTATTCCGCTTTACTACCAGATTTACGAGCAGCTTCGTCGCGAGATCCTGAATGGGAACATAAGGCCTGGGGAGCTTTTGCCCTCAGAGACTCAAATTTGTGAGCAGTGCGGCGTATCGCGCATGACTGCCCGGATGGCTTTGGCTCAGTTGGCTAACGAAGGCCTGGTGGTGCGCCGAAAAGGTAAAGGCACTTTTGTCGCTCCTCCCAAAGTTACCTTTCAAGATAGCCCTTTTCTCAGCATCATAAGCTACACGAATCTGATGCGTTCCCTCGGTTTGAGTGCGGGAGCCCAGATTCGCAGCAAAGAGGTAATCCCCGCCCCTTCTGAAGTCAGAGAAGCTTTGCGCCTGGCGGAAGGCGAAAAAGTTATCCGCATTATCCGCCTCCGGCTGGCCAACGAGCAACCCATGGCTCTGGAAACCTCTTTCCTCCCCTATCGCCTTTTCCCCGGGCTCGTTGATATGGATCTGACAGGCCGCAGCCTGTATCAGGTTCTGGAGGAGGAATTCTCTATGGCCCCAGCTTATGCAATTGATACCATAGAGCTTTCCACCGCCGGCCCTTACGAGGCCGCTGAGCTTAAAATCCGCGTGGGCACACCGGTGGTTCTGAGCGTTCGGATTGCTTTCTCCAGCCGGGATGTCCCCCTCGTTTTCGGGCGGACTGTTCACCGTGGAGATCGTTTCAGAGCCACGCTTCGCTGCACCCGGGAACAACTCTGCAGTTTTTGA
- the coaBC gene encoding bifunctional phosphopantothenoylcysteine decarboxylase/phosphopantothenate--cysteine ligase CoaBC yields the protein MRVLRGKNIVLGITGGIAAYKVVELASRLVKAGAIVHVIMTEAATRFVTPLTFQAITHRPVLTDMFLLSETMPLPHIALASQADVLVIAPATANTIAKLAHGLADNLLTAVALATSAPIVIAPAMDEGMYENPATRENLEILRSRGVEIVGPAWGRLASGKEGWGRMVEVEELLGTIRMVLGRGGPLKGFQILVTAGGTREHMDPVRFLGNPSSGKMGYALAEAARDRGAQVTLISAPTFLPEPLGVRLIKVVSAREMEEAVLREAPQFDCVIMAAAVADYRPEFYAEHKLKKEAAEELLLRLVRNPDILSEVAAVREKYGKPRVVVGFAAETESLLENARRKLEEKKLDLIVANDVSSPDSGFGVDTNRVVILDREGRAERLPLLPKTEVAEEVLDRVERLLRPD from the coding sequence ATGAGGGTTCTCCGAGGTAAGAATATCGTCCTCGGAATTACAGGAGGTATAGCTGCCTACAAAGTGGTGGAATTGGCCAGCAGACTCGTAAAAGCGGGTGCTATTGTCCACGTTATAATGACCGAAGCTGCTACTAGGTTCGTAACTCCCCTTACTTTTCAGGCAATAACCCATCGCCCTGTCCTGACCGATATGTTTCTGCTTTCAGAAACCATGCCTCTTCCCCATATAGCTCTTGCCAGTCAGGCGGATGTCCTGGTTATAGCTCCCGCTACGGCCAACACCATCGCCAAGCTTGCTCACGGTCTGGCCGATAACCTGCTAACAGCTGTGGCGCTGGCCACTTCTGCGCCCATAGTTATTGCTCCAGCTATGGATGAAGGGATGTATGAGAACCCTGCCACCCGGGAGAATCTGGAAATCCTCAGGAGCCGGGGTGTTGAAATAGTGGGGCCGGCCTGGGGGAGGCTTGCTTCGGGCAAGGAAGGGTGGGGACGAATGGTAGAGGTTGAAGAGCTTTTAGGAACTATCCGGATGGTTCTGGGAAGAGGAGGTCCTTTAAAGGGTTTTCAGATTCTGGTTACCGCCGGTGGCACAAGGGAGCACATGGATCCGGTGCGTTTTCTGGGCAATCCTTCCTCAGGCAAGATGGGCTATGCTTTAGCCGAAGCAGCGCGGGATCGAGGAGCTCAGGTGACTCTTATATCAGCTCCCACTTTCCTGCCAGAACCGTTAGGAGTCCGGCTTATAAAGGTTGTCAGCGCCAGGGAGATGGAAGAGGCCGTTTTGAGGGAGGCACCTCAATTTGATTGCGTTATTATGGCGGCGGCCGTGGCTGACTATCGGCCCGAATTCTATGCTGAACATAAGCTTAAGAAAGAAGCGGCGGAAGAGCTCCTCCTGCGGCTGGTCAGGAACCCCGATATCCTTTCAGAAGTGGCTGCTGTGAGAGAAAAGTATGGCAAACCCAGGGTAGTAGTGGGCTTTGCTGCCGAAACGGAGTCCCTTCTGGAAAATGCCCGCAGGAAGCTGGAAGAGAAAAAGTTGGACCTTATAGTGGCTAACGATGTGAGTTCTCCCGACAGCGGTTTTGGCGTGGATACCAACAGAGTGGTAATACTGGACCGGGAGGGGAGAGCAGAAAGGTTGCCTCTTCTGCCCAAAACAGAGGTAGCTGAGGAAGTGTTGGACCGGGTAGAGAGATTGCTCAGGCCTGATTAA
- a CDS encoding P1 family peptidase → MHDAITDVKGIKVGHYTDREGITGCTVVLCEDGAVGGVDVRGGSAGTREIDPMRPGHVVEKVNAVLLTGGSAFGLDAAAGVARYLEERGKGHQTRAMKVPIVPTAVIYDLAIGSKNVRPDAEAGYKACLAASDGPVEEGSVGAGTGATVGKLLGMEHATKGGVGTASTTIGDEIVVGVLVVVNALGNVVDPSSGRIVAGVRDPEGKGFLDTVELIRYGIPAFPPRSNSTLAVVATNAGLSREGAIVVARMAQAGLARVIRPAHTIFDGDVVFALATGEKESYYPLSPFIIGTIAAELLAQAIIRAVMKAESLGGVPAAKEVVQA, encoded by the coding sequence ATGCATGATGCTATAACGGATGTGAAAGGTATAAAGGTTGGCCACTACACCGATAGAGAAGGGATCACCGGCTGCACTGTTGTCCTCTGTGAAGACGGAGCAGTGGGAGGGGTGGATGTAAGAGGTGGTTCAGCCGGGACCAGAGAGATAGATCCCATGAGGCCTGGCCACGTGGTGGAAAAGGTTAACGCCGTGCTTTTGACAGGTGGAAGCGCTTTTGGCCTGGATGCAGCTGCCGGTGTGGCCCGTTATCTGGAAGAGAGGGGCAAAGGCCATCAGACCAGGGCGATGAAGGTGCCTATCGTGCCCACAGCAGTTATATACGACCTGGCTATTGGTTCCAAAAACGTAAGGCCTGACGCCGAAGCTGGTTATAAGGCGTGCCTTGCTGCTTCCGATGGCCCCGTAGAGGAGGGGTCTGTGGGTGCCGGAACGGGCGCTACAGTAGGAAAACTCCTGGGCATGGAGCATGCCACCAAGGGAGGAGTAGGGACCGCTTCCACGACTATCGGTGATGAGATAGTCGTAGGGGTGCTGGTGGTGGTTAATGCACTGGGCAATGTGGTTGATCCATCCTCTGGTAGGATTGTGGCCGGTGTGCGGGATCCTGAAGGGAAGGGGTTCCTGGATACGGTGGAGCTTATACGCTATGGGATTCCAGCATTTCCCCCTCGCTCTAACTCCACTCTGGCTGTGGTGGCTACCAATGCTGGGCTTTCCAGGGAAGGGGCTATAGTTGTCGCCCGGATGGCGCAGGCAGGCCTGGCAAGGGTTATACGCCCGGCTCATACTATTTTTGATGGCGATGTGGTCTTTGCCCTGGCGACAGGGGAGAAGGAAAGTTACTACCCCTTGAGCCCCTTCATCATCGGGACGATAGCGGCTGAGCTTTTAGCCCAGGCCATTATCCGGGCCGTGATGAAGGCTGAAAGTCTGGGCGGAGTTCCTGCAGCTAAGGAAGTAGTTCAGGCTTAA
- a CDS encoding B12-binding domain-containing radical SAM protein has protein sequence MKVLLIRPSYYLPNGRVHKLKRPYLISATLPHLAALTPEDVEVELVEENVQDIYFDTEADLIGITATINTAPRAYDIADEFRRRGKKVVLGGVHFSSVPEEAIRHADAVVIGEAEDLWPQVLRDFQKGELRPFYRRKSLADLSNLPIPRYDLLPYKRFPLTFYPVQTSRGCPHNCYFCSVTKFFGHTYRLRPVEHVIRDVKATGSRYIFFVDDNFAVSKKRTMELCEALKPLKVTWITQVEITAGIDPETCQAMAESGCKAVVIGIESLSPKSLDSVGKRHNLSLVKDYPRIIRNFQDSGIAVVASVIFGMNGDTLQSLRQTVRFLIDNRVAGAMFYTLLPYPGTPLAQRLEKEGRILTKDWNLYDARHAVIKPLNMEPRELEEALMEAYRRFYSLVSIARRLLFPMRPYFFPLILYNLEYKWAAMRGTLGLLTQ, from the coding sequence ATGAAAGTTTTGCTCATAAGACCTTCTTACTATCTACCCAACGGCCGAGTTCACAAACTCAAGAGGCCTTATCTAATAAGTGCCACTTTGCCTCATCTGGCAGCCCTCACCCCTGAAGATGTGGAAGTGGAGCTGGTGGAAGAAAACGTGCAGGATATCTACTTCGACACTGAAGCCGATCTAATCGGCATCACGGCTACGATTAACACCGCCCCCAGGGCCTATGATATAGCCGACGAGTTTCGTCGCCGGGGCAAGAAAGTGGTATTGGGAGGAGTGCATTTTTCATCGGTCCCGGAAGAAGCTATTCGTCACGCCGATGCTGTAGTCATAGGCGAAGCTGAAGATCTCTGGCCTCAGGTTCTGAGGGATTTCCAGAAGGGGGAACTGCGCCCCTTTTACAGGCGTAAAAGCCTGGCAGACCTATCCAACCTTCCGATTCCAAGGTATGACCTTCTGCCTTACAAGCGCTTCCCCTTAACTTTTTATCCGGTCCAGACCAGCAGGGGATGCCCTCACAACTGTTATTTCTGCTCTGTTACTAAATTCTTCGGCCACACCTACCGGCTCCGCCCTGTAGAGCATGTGATAAGGGATGTAAAGGCTACTGGTAGTCGCTATATTTTCTTTGTGGACGATAACTTCGCAGTGAGCAAAAAGCGAACAATGGAATTGTGCGAGGCTTTAAAGCCGCTCAAAGTAACTTGGATAACCCAAGTAGAAATCACCGCTGGGATTGACCCCGAAACCTGCCAGGCTATGGCTGAGAGCGGGTGCAAAGCTGTAGTCATAGGAATTGAATCACTAAGCCCCAAAAGCCTGGACTCGGTGGGTAAAAGGCATAACCTTTCCCTTGTGAAGGATTACCCGAGGATAATTCGCAATTTCCAGGATTCTGGGATAGCTGTGGTGGCCAGCGTAATTTTTGGGATGAATGGCGATACTTTGCAGAGCTTGAGGCAAACGGTGCGATTCCTTATAGATAACCGGGTGGCTGGGGCAATGTTTTATACCCTCCTTCCCTACCCTGGCACACCTCTGGCCCAGCGTCTGGAGAAAGAAGGCCGTATTCTCACCAAGGATTGGAACCTTTACGATGCCCGCCATGCGGTAATAAAGCCTTTGAACATGGAGCCCAGGGAGCTGGAAGAGGCTCTTATGGAGGCCTACCGGCGATTTTACTCCCTTGTTTCCATAGCCAGAAGGCTCCTTTTTCCGATGAGGCCGTATTTTTTCCCGTTGATACTCTACAATCTGGAGTACAAATGGGCGGCCATGCGTGGCACTTTGGGCCTTTTGACTCAGTAG
- a CDS encoding methylmalonyl-CoA mutase family protein: MSELEALQKEWEEKILKPALARASERKKRFETHSGIEVKRLYTPADIENLDYAQELGFPGAYPFTRGIYPTMYRGRLWTMRQYAGYATAEETNLRFKYLLQQGQTGLSVAFDLPTQTGYDADHPMALGEVGRVGVAISSLEDMERLFDGIPLDKVSTSMTINATAPIILAMYVAVARKQGIDPKVLDGTVQNDILKEYVARGTYIFPPEPSLRLTVDIMEYCSRELPRWNSISISGYHIREAGATAVQELAFTLANGIVYVEAAVKRGLDVDSFAPRISFFFGAHNNLFEEVAKFRAARRLWARIMKERFGAKNPASWMLRFHTQTAGCTLTAQQPLNNIIRVTIQALAAILGGTQSLHTNSYDEALALPSEEAVRIALRTQQIIAHESGVADTVDPLAGSYYVESLTREIEEKAEEYIRRIDAMGGALKAIELGYIQREIMESAYRYQKEIETGERIVVGVNEYVMEEEKRSLKLLKVDPAVREKQIARLQELRRRRDNVKVQELLRELEEAARGTDNLMGIILECVEAYATLGEICDVLRKVFGEYRAPVLL, from the coding sequence ATGAGCGAGCTTGAAGCTTTGCAGAAAGAATGGGAAGAGAAAATCCTTAAGCCGGCTTTAGCCAGAGCTTCCGAACGCAAAAAGCGCTTTGAAACCCACTCAGGTATAGAGGTTAAAAGGCTTTATACCCCAGCTGATATCGAAAACCTGGATTATGCGCAGGAGCTGGGTTTCCCGGGAGCTTACCCCTTTACCCGCGGAATATACCCTACTATGTATCGAGGACGCCTTTGGACCATGCGCCAGTATGCGGGCTACGCCACGGCCGAAGAGACCAATCTTCGTTTTAAATATCTATTGCAACAAGGGCAGACGGGCCTCTCAGTGGCCTTTGACCTGCCCACTCAGACTGGCTACGATGCCGATCACCCCATGGCTCTGGGCGAAGTGGGGAGAGTCGGGGTGGCCATAAGTTCCCTTGAAGATATGGAGCGCCTTTTTGATGGGATCCCCCTGGATAAAGTTTCCACTTCTATGACTATAAACGCTACTGCTCCGATAATCCTGGCCATGTATGTGGCTGTGGCCAGGAAGCAGGGGATTGACCCGAAAGTTTTAGACGGCACGGTCCAGAACGACATCCTTAAGGAATATGTGGCCCGTGGCACTTACATTTTTCCCCCAGAACCTTCCCTCCGCCTTACTGTAGATATTATGGAGTATTGCAGCAGGGAGCTTCCTCGCTGGAACTCCATCAGTATAAGCGGTTATCACATAAGAGAGGCTGGAGCTACGGCGGTGCAGGAGTTAGCCTTCACCCTGGCCAATGGTATTGTTTACGTAGAAGCGGCGGTAAAGCGCGGGCTTGATGTCGATTCATTCGCGCCTCGCATCTCCTTCTTCTTCGGAGCTCACAATAACCTCTTTGAAGAAGTAGCCAAGTTCAGGGCTGCCCGTCGCCTGTGGGCCAGGATTATGAAAGAACGCTTTGGAGCCAAAAATCCCGCCTCCTGGATGCTTCGCTTCCACACCCAGACGGCAGGCTGCACTTTAACTGCTCAGCAACCTCTCAACAACATAATAAGAGTAACCATTCAGGCCTTAGCTGCCATCTTGGGCGGGACCCAATCCCTTCACACTAATTCCTACGACGAAGCCCTTGCCCTCCCCAGCGAGGAAGCCGTCCGAATAGCCCTCCGCACCCAGCAGATAATCGCCCATGAATCGGGGGTGGCTGATACTGTGGACCCCCTGGCTGGAAGTTACTATGTAGAAAGTTTAACCAGAGAGATTGAGGAGAAGGCCGAAGAATACATAAGGCGCATAGACGCCATGGGTGGAGCTCTCAAGGCTATAGAGTTGGGTTACATTCAGCGTGAGATCATGGAAAGCGCCTATCGTTACCAGAAGGAGATTGAAACCGGAGAGCGTATTGTAGTGGGAGTCAATGAATACGTGATGGAAGAAGAAAAGCGTTCGCTGAAGCTCCTCAAGGTAGATCCTGCTGTAAGAGAAAAGCAGATAGCTCGTCTCCAGGAGCTCCGTCGTCGCCGCGATAATGTAAAAGTCCAGGAGCTTTTAAGGGAGCTTGAAGAAGCTGCCAGAGGCACTGATAACCTCATGGGTATCATTCTGGAATGTGTTGAGGCTTATGCCACCCTTGGGGAAATCTGCGATGTGTTGAGGAAAGTTTTCGGGGAGTATAGGGCCCCTGTGCTGCTTTAA